The genomic segment GCAACGGGAATGATGACGAGGAGATATCCGACGATCTCGCTGAGGATCAGCGGCAGAGCGCGAAGGACGCCGCGGGAATATCCCGCCAGCGCCATCAGCGTGTTGGTCGGCCCAGGCGTCAGCAAAAGAAGCAGAATGGCACCGGTGAATTCCAGAAATGTCGACATGCGCAGGCTCCATCATAGAGCTGGACCATAGCTGATCTCACCGCAAGTGGTTTGATTTCGGTCAATTTCGCCAGGCCAGATCAGCCCGCAAACCCGCCTTCTTCCAGAAAGCGTTTTTCATCCGCCGTGCTTTCGCGCAGAAGAATGTCGTTGCGATGCGGGAAGCGACCGAAGCGTTCAATGATGTCGCGATGCTCGATGGCAAAAGGCAGATAACGCTCGCCCAGGGGTTCGCACAGCTTGCAGCATAAATTCTGGTCTTCGAGGTCTTCCGAGTGCATCAAAGGAAGATAGAGGAAGATAGGAAGCTCTGGATCGATTGTCTTGTCGCGGCCGCGCCGCAGGGCCTCCTGGGTGTAGTGACGGGCGAGCGGGTCTGTCGCGTACATATGGGCCGTGCCGCGAAAGCAGTTGCGGGGAAACTGATCCAGCAGCAACAGCAGCGCAAGACTGCTTTCCGCGTCCTCGAGCCATGTCTCCAACTCGCGCCGTGCGGCTGCGAAATGTAAATCCCGGAAACGATCATGGAACGTCGCGTCGAACTGGGCGTCTTTGTCGAACCACTTTTCAGGTCCGGCATCTTTCCAAAACGCGATAACGTCAGAAGCGGACGTAGCGGTGCCCTTGCTCATGGCCTTCTCCTCAATAATGCGGTGGCTTGGTTATGGCGGGGGCTTCGAGTGATTGCTCCTCGAGGTTCAGGAACCGGTCGGTCAGCCGATCCAGCTTGGCGCGGGTCTGCTCGACGACTTTCCATTGCTCTGTCAGCTGATCGGACAGTTCTTCGATGGTCTTTGCATGATGCGCCACGGTTTCTTCGAGCGCAATGATACGGTTTTCGCTGTCGTCAGCCATGGGCACCTCCTGATTTATGCCCTGCTTTGCCAGCTTTACGTCTCATGAACAAGACAAAGGCCGGACATGATGCCCGGCCTTTGATGGTTTTCGTGGTGTGGTGGCGGATCAGTCTTCTTCCTGGAAGACCTCTTCGCGCTTCTTCTTCACACTTGGCAGGAAGACGACAACCAGAACCGCCAGTGCGATCAAC from the Agrobacterium vaccinii genome contains:
- a CDS encoding DUF924 family protein, which gives rise to MSKGTATSASDVIAFWKDAGPEKWFDKDAQFDATFHDRFRDLHFAAARRELETWLEDAESSLALLLLLDQFPRNCFRGTAHMYATDPLARHYTQEALRRGRDKTIDPELPIFLYLPLMHSEDLEDQNLCCKLCEPLGERYLPFAIEHRDIIERFGRFPHRNDILLRESTADEKRFLEEGGFAG
- a CDS encoding SlyX family protein yields the protein MADDSENRIIALEETVAHHAKTIEELSDQLTEQWKVVEQTRAKLDRLTDRFLNLEEQSLEAPAITKPPHY